Proteins encoded within one genomic window of Dyadobacter chenhuakuii:
- a CDS encoding Fur family transcriptional regulator, which translates to MDQLRETLKGHHLRTTTCREDVLSTFISKKNALSHGDLEGALGENYDRVTIYRTLKTFLEKGIIHKVLDDEGLRYALCSHNCSEEKHHHDHIHFKCSECGETNCLENIHIPAVQLPKGYHPENFNLLIQGVCPKCG; encoded by the coding sequence ATGGATCAGTTAAGAGAAACATTGAAAGGGCATCATCTGCGGACGACAACATGCCGTGAAGATGTGCTTTCGACATTTATAAGTAAGAAAAATGCGTTGTCCCATGGTGATCTGGAAGGAGCGCTTGGCGAAAACTATGATCGGGTGACCATTTACCGAACATTGAAAACCTTTCTTGAAAAAGGCATCATTCATAAGGTGCTGGACGATGAGGGATTGCGCTATGCATTATGCTCGCACAATTGCTCGGAGGAAAAACATCACCACGACCATATCCACTTTAAATGCAGTGAATGTGGAGAAACCAATTGTCTTGAGAATATACACATTCCTGCCGTTCAGCTGCCAAAGGGTTATCACCCTGAAAATTTCAACCTGTTGATCCAGGGAGTTTGCCCGAAGTGCGGTTAA
- a CDS encoding MerC domain-containing protein, whose translation MKAEHSHSKADYIGILGSVLCIVHCLLMPALAFGTTMSSHHHHAGLVSLDYLFILINGVAVFYATKNHKSIAVRTILWGALALFSVSLIFEAAHPVFTWLGYIGSGLLIVGHLTNLYICQIAPKMKWKVS comes from the coding sequence ATGAAAGCAGAACACTCACATAGCAAAGCAGATTATATCGGAATCCTGGGTTCTGTGTTGTGCATCGTGCATTGCCTGCTGATGCCTGCACTGGCATTCGGCACCACGATGTCTTCGCATCACCACCACGCCGGATTGGTTTCCCTTGATTATCTTTTTATTCTGATTAACGGTGTTGCCGTCTTTTACGCAACGAAAAACCACAAATCAATTGCTGTACGAACGATCTTATGGGGAGCATTGGCGTTATTTTCAGTATCGTTGATTTTCGAAGCAGCGCATCCTGTGTTCACCTGGCTGGGTTACATTGGCTCGGGATTGCTGATCGTAGGACATTTGACCAATCTGTACATCTGCCAGATCGCTCCCAAAATGAAGTGGAAAGTTTCTTAG